Proteins encoded by one window of Sphingosinicella sp. BN140058:
- a CDS encoding septal ring lytic transglycosylase RlpA family protein: MTAVLAGLLATGPSHAVAADASRIDAVATIVPTLEAEPASPVAVPSEDVIQQQFEAIGGGEASYYGKELAGNRTASGERFNPGDLTAAHRTLPLGTKLRVTNKANGKSVIVRINDRGPFLKRRVIDVSLAAAREIAMLGAGKAQVSLEIVRNA, translated from the coding sequence GTGACCGCAGTCCTTGCTGGCCTCCTGGCCACCGGACCGAGCCACGCCGTCGCAGCCGACGCCAGCCGCATCGATGCCGTCGCGACCATTGTCCCGACGTTGGAAGCAGAACCCGCCAGCCCCGTCGCGGTTCCCTCCGAGGACGTAATTCAGCAGCAATTCGAGGCGATTGGCGGCGGCGAAGCGAGCTATTACGGCAAGGAACTCGCCGGCAATCGTACCGCCAGCGGCGAGCGGTTCAACCCAGGCGATCTGACCGCCGCCCACCGCACTCTGCCGCTCGGCACAAAGCTGCGCGTTACCAACAAGGCCAACGGCAAGTCGGTGATCGTTCGCATCAACGATCGCGGTCCGTTCCTGAAGCGCCGCGTGATCGACGTTTCTCTCGCCGCCGCGCGCGAGATCGCGATGCTCGGTGCCGGCAAGGCCCAGGTCAGCCTGGAAATCGTTCGCAACGCCTGA
- a CDS encoding folylpolyglutamate synthase/dihydrofolate synthase family protein, whose translation MADRAVSDDPAVQRQLDRLATLSPGADILGLERISALLARVGNPERDLPPVFHVAGTNGKGSTCAFLRAAIEAAGLSAHVYTSPHLVRFNERIRISGSLMEDALLAILLEEVLDAGADIGASFFEVTTAAAFLAFARTPADACIVEVGLGGRLDATNVVPAPAVCGIAQLGLDHQAFLGNRIEDIAAEKAGIAKPGVPLVTLNYPEPLAARIDAAAKQAGAPWLPRGSVWDAASYRQRLHYRDEGGKLDLPLPRLAGAHQAANAGLAIAMLRHQQAVPIRDSALRAAMGWADWPARLQRLEDGPLHALLPRGAELWLDGGHNPAAARAIADFFRGHVPSDRPFHVVFGLLSNKDAAGVLKPFGNRAMTLHAIPVPGHEHHAPADLVQAARGAGISAVAASDVEKALGWIGRHADRSQPPIVLIMGSLYLAGDILRRNEQPPI comes from the coding sequence ATGGCCGATCGTGCCGTTTCGGACGATCCGGCGGTCCAGCGCCAGCTCGACCGGCTCGCGACGCTCTCCCCCGGAGCAGACATTCTCGGGCTCGAACGCATCTCGGCGCTGCTCGCCCGGGTCGGCAACCCGGAGCGCGACCTGCCGCCGGTCTTTCACGTCGCCGGCACCAACGGCAAAGGCTCAACCTGCGCCTTCCTGAGGGCGGCGATCGAAGCGGCGGGGCTCAGTGCTCACGTCTACACCAGCCCGCATCTCGTCCGCTTCAACGAGCGCATCCGGATCTCGGGCTCGTTGATGGAGGATGCCCTCCTCGCCATATTGCTGGAAGAGGTGCTCGACGCCGGAGCCGACATCGGCGCCAGCTTCTTCGAAGTGACGACGGCGGCCGCCTTTCTCGCCTTCGCCAGAACGCCGGCCGACGCGTGCATCGTCGAGGTCGGGCTCGGCGGCCGGCTCGACGCGACCAACGTCGTGCCCGCGCCGGCTGTTTGCGGGATAGCCCAGCTCGGCCTCGACCATCAGGCGTTTCTAGGCAACCGGATCGAAGACATCGCGGCCGAGAAAGCCGGCATCGCCAAGCCCGGCGTGCCACTGGTCACGCTCAACTATCCCGAGCCCCTCGCCGCGCGGATCGACGCCGCAGCCAAGCAGGCGGGCGCCCCATGGCTGCCTCGCGGCAGCGTGTGGGACGCGGCAAGCTACCGCCAGCGCCTCCATTATCGCGACGAAGGCGGCAAACTCGACCTTCCCCTGCCCCGTCTGGCCGGCGCCCATCAGGCTGCCAATGCCGGGCTTGCGATCGCCATGCTCCGTCACCAGCAGGCTGTCCCGATCCGCGATTCCGCCCTGCGCGCCGCGATGGGCTGGGCCGACTGGCCGGCGCGGCTGCAGCGGCTCGAGGACGGTCCGCTCCACGCCCTGCTGCCCAGGGGCGCCGAGCTCTGGCTCGACGGCGGCCATAATCCGGCGGCGGCCCGCGCGATCGCCGATTTCTTCCGCGGCCACGTGCCAAGCGATCGCCCGTTCCACGTCGTCTTCGGGCTCTTGTCCAACAAGGACGCGGCGGGGGTGCTGAAGCCGTTCGGCAACCGCGCGATGACGCTCCACGCCATCCCGGTGCCGGGGCACGAGCATCACGCGCCTGCCGACCTCGTCCAGGCGGCGCGGGGCGCAGGCATCAGCGCGGTGGCGGCAAGCGACGTCGAGAAGGCGCTCGGCTGGATCGGCCGCCATGCCGATCGCAGCCAGCCGCCGATCGTGCTGATCATGGGGTCGCTCTATCTCGCCGGCGACATCCTGCGCCGCAACGAGCAGCCGCCAATCTAG
- a CDS encoding aromatic ring-hydroxylating dioxygenase subunit alpha: MDMQSSRRPTSGQIALAEVVARGESMHGDRITTIPASVYTDAGRYAAEAADIFARMPQVIAPSALLPRANIAVPHDGFGIPLLLTRDRDGTVHVFYNVCRHRGTRLVEGAEPQCAPRLVCPYHAWAYALDGRLAGVPRGDSFPGLDKDGFGLRELPSVEAGGLIWFARDAAEFGDARALAPEFDAFGLADHHLYRRNVHDVAANWKLIMDAFLEGYHVQRLHAPTIGKFFADGVTAGDAIGRHQRSAVGRAEHLAAIDPEDWPSLRSRITFAYQLFPGTVVVVSPDYVNLMVLMPQAVDRTLVEDFMLIPTPPASPEEEAHWAKSWTLLDQGVFGGEDFRAAALGQQGLASGSIELVTLGTLETGIRLFHDEIEKALA, from the coding sequence ATGGACATGCAGAGCAGCCGTCGCCCGACATCGGGCCAGATCGCGCTTGCCGAGGTGGTTGCACGCGGCGAAAGCATGCATGGCGATCGGATCACCACGATCCCCGCCTCCGTCTACACCGATGCCGGGCGCTACGCGGCCGAAGCGGCGGATATCTTTGCCCGGATGCCGCAAGTGATCGCGCCCTCGGCGTTGCTGCCCCGCGCCAACATCGCAGTGCCGCACGACGGATTCGGCATCCCGCTGCTGCTCACCCGTGATCGGGACGGCACCGTCCATGTCTTCTACAATGTCTGTCGCCACCGCGGCACGCGGCTGGTGGAAGGCGCGGAGCCGCAATGCGCGCCCCGGCTCGTCTGCCCCTACCATGCCTGGGCCTATGCTCTGGATGGAAGGCTCGCCGGGGTGCCGCGCGGCGACAGCTTTCCGGGCCTCGACAAGGACGGCTTCGGGCTGCGCGAGCTGCCCTCGGTCGAAGCCGGCGGGCTGATCTGGTTCGCCCGCGATGCGGCGGAGTTCGGCGATGCGCGGGCGCTCGCCCCCGAATTCGACGCCTTCGGGCTTGCCGACCATCATCTCTATCGTCGCAATGTCCACGACGTCGCCGCGAACTGGAAGCTGATCATGGACGCCTTTCTGGAAGGCTATCATGTTCAGCGCCTGCATGCGCCGACGATCGGCAAGTTCTTTGCCGACGGAGTCACTGCGGGCGATGCGATCGGCCGCCACCAGCGCTCAGCCGTCGGCCGCGCCGAACATCTCGCGGCGATCGATCCGGAGGACTGGCCTTCGCTGAGGAGCAGGATCACCTTCGCCTACCAGCTCTTCCCCGGAACTGTGGTGGTGGTCAGCCCCGATTACGTGAACCTGATGGTGCTGATGCCGCAGGCGGTCGACCGCACCCTGGTCGAGGATTTCATGCTGATCCCCACTCCGCCCGCCTCGCCCGAGGAAGAAGCACATTGGGCGAAGAGCTGGACCTTGCTCGACCAAGGCGTGTTCGGCGGCGAAGATTTTCGGGCGGCGGCGCTCGGCCAGCAGGGGCTCGCCTCGGGATCGATCGAGCTTGTGACGCTCGGCACGCTCGAGACCGGGATCCGGCTTTTCCACGACGAGATCGAGAAAGCGCTCGCCTAA
- a CDS encoding tetratricopeptide repeat protein — translation MHLIGLSLLLQIACAVHCVRNHRNSMWLMVILFFSVLGCLAYAWFEILPAYAGRREVRAVKAAASRKLDPERDIRNAREALETADTAANRIALGDALADAGAWDDAIVHYNQALAKSAGGNDRATKVKLARAELETGQATGARELLESLAPSGSPSENDRTALLLARSLDDLGESEAALALYRDVGERLAGAEAQCREAALLIRLDRHAEAVPVLEEAERRAKRIDRFERSRDAEMYDWAARTLAELRSA, via the coding sequence ATGCATCTGATCGGCCTGTCGCTGCTGCTGCAGATCGCGTGCGCGGTGCATTGCGTGCGCAACCATCGCAATTCCATGTGGCTGATGGTAATCCTGTTCTTCTCGGTGCTCGGTTGCCTCGCTTACGCCTGGTTCGAGATCCTGCCCGCATATGCCGGCCGGCGCGAGGTGCGGGCGGTCAAGGCGGCGGCGAGCCGGAAGCTCGATCCGGAACGCGACATCCGCAATGCCCGCGAGGCGCTGGAGACGGCCGACACCGCAGCGAACAGGATCGCGCTCGGCGATGCTCTGGCGGACGCGGGCGCGTGGGACGATGCGATCGTCCACTATAACCAGGCCTTGGCCAAGAGTGCCGGCGGCAATGACCGGGCGACCAAGGTCAAGCTGGCCCGCGCCGAACTCGAAACCGGGCAGGCCACGGGCGCCCGGGAGTTGCTCGAAAGCCTCGCGCCGTCGGGATCGCCGAGCGAGAATGACCGCACCGCCTTGCTGCTGGCGCGCAGCCTCGACGATCTCGGCGAGAGCGAGGCCGCCTTGGCGCTCTACCGGGACGTCGGCGAACGCCTCGCGGGCGCCGAGGCGCAGTGTCGGGAAGCCGCCTTGCTCATCCGCCTAGACCGCCACGCCGAGGCCGTACCGGTGCTCGAGGAAGCGGAACGGCGCGCCAAGCGCATCGACCGCTTCGAGCGCAGCCGCGACGCCGAAATGTATGATTGGGCCGCTCGCACGCTCGCCGAGCTGCGCAGCGCCTAG
- a CDS encoding MFS transporter, whose amino-acid sequence MNDIAGSATAGRGGFRATMAPYVRPRPIAALLLGISSGFPLALLLGTMTFWLTKVGIDKKTIGFAVGLTTPYTLKFLWAPFIDRVKLPLLTGLFGQRRAWLFFIQALLFGSVWMLGASDPANHLGAFAFWAIATSFLGATQDIVVDAYRIEILSDEELPHGTANNQFGYRLGAFIAGVGTIAMASPEGWNLGWAQAYGFTGLCVLPGALAALWAGPGLHDRVLATEPRQSFGLWLETTIVGPFREFFRRRGAVLILLFVLIYKLGDAMGQIMLNPMIVELGFSDTEFIVINKGVGFWGLIVGTGLAAPFMAWLGMGRALFISGLLMMFSNLVFAILAMQGHSNFWLTTAVVTEQVTSGMGLTVFVTYLSGLSNLAYTATQFALLSSFAAVGRTWLSSPAGIAAEKLGWPGFWMMTMVVALPGMILLWALWRKGFVVETVRQPKSEAEDAAPPPGEVKPA is encoded by the coding sequence ATGAACGATATAGCAGGCTCTGCCACCGCGGGTCGCGGTGGATTTCGTGCAACCATGGCGCCCTATGTGCGGCCGCGTCCGATCGCAGCCCTCTTGCTCGGCATTTCGAGCGGGTTCCCGCTTGCCCTGTTGCTCGGAACGATGACCTTCTGGCTGACCAAGGTCGGCATCGACAAGAAGACAATCGGCTTCGCCGTGGGCCTCACCACGCCATACACGCTCAAGTTCCTGTGGGCGCCGTTCATCGATCGGGTCAAGCTGCCTTTGCTCACCGGTCTGTTCGGGCAGCGACGCGCATGGCTGTTCTTCATCCAGGCCCTGCTGTTCGGATCGGTGTGGATGCTTGGCGCGAGCGATCCGGCGAATCATCTCGGCGCCTTTGCCTTCTGGGCGATCGCAACCTCGTTCCTCGGCGCGACCCAGGACATCGTCGTCGATGCCTATCGTATCGAGATCCTGTCCGACGAGGAATTGCCGCACGGCACCGCCAACAATCAGTTCGGCTATCGGCTGGGCGCGTTCATCGCCGGCGTCGGCACCATCGCGATGGCCTCGCCCGAGGGATGGAATCTCGGTTGGGCCCAGGCTTATGGCTTTACCGGCCTTTGTGTCCTGCCGGGGGCGCTCGCGGCGTTGTGGGCCGGGCCGGGCCTCCACGATCGGGTGCTCGCCACCGAGCCGCGGCAGAGCTTCGGACTGTGGCTCGAAACCACAATCGTCGGGCCCTTCCGCGAATTCTTCCGCCGCCGCGGCGCGGTGCTGATCCTGCTGTTCGTGCTGATCTACAAGCTCGGCGACGCGATGGGGCAGATCATGCTCAACCCGATGATCGTCGAACTCGGCTTCAGCGATACCGAGTTCATCGTCATCAACAAGGGCGTCGGCTTCTGGGGATTGATCGTCGGTACGGGCCTCGCGGCGCCATTCATGGCGTGGCTCGGCATGGGGCGCGCTCTGTTCATCTCGGGCCTGCTGATGATGTTCAGCAATCTGGTGTTCGCGATCCTGGCCATGCAGGGGCATTCGAACTTCTGGCTGACCACGGCAGTCGTCACCGAGCAGGTGACCAGCGGCATGGGCCTCACCGTCTTCGTCACCTATCTGTCAGGCCTCTCCAATCTCGCCTACACGGCGACCCAGTTCGCCTTGCTCTCGTCCTTCGCAGCGGTTGGCCGCACCTGGCTGTCCTCGCCGGCCGGGATCGCCGCGGAGAAGCTCGGTTGGCCCGGCTTCTGGATGATGACGATGGTGGTGGCGCTTCCCGGCATGATCCTGCTGTGGGCATTGTGGCGGAAGGGGTTCGTCGTCGAGACCGTGCGCCAGCCCAAGAGCGAGGCGGAGGACGCGGCACCGCCGCCGGGCGAGGTCAAGCCGGCCTGA
- a CDS encoding response regulator, whose product MEDEPLIAFDNEYLLTDAGYEVIATVDSLAEAVRVLAEEAIDLVLSDIKLRGDGDGMDVARAAAAKNVPVLFVTGNCPVEAHSLGIGCLAKPYTDKILKNALAALDRKLQGGEVKRVPAGLSLYQHPV is encoded by the coding sequence GTGGAGGACGAGCCTCTGATCGCATTCGACAACGAATATCTGCTGACGGATGCGGGCTACGAGGTGATCGCGACGGTCGACAGTCTTGCCGAGGCGGTGCGCGTGCTCGCCGAGGAAGCGATCGATCTCGTTCTGTCCGACATCAAGCTGCGCGGCGACGGCGACGGCATGGACGTCGCTCGCGCCGCCGCGGCCAAGAACGTGCCGGTGCTGTTCGTCACCGGCAATTGCCCCGTCGAGGCACACAGCCTCGGGATCGGCTGCCTGGCCAAGCCCTATACGGACAAGATTTTGAAGAACGCCCTCGCCGCGCTCGACAGGAAATTGCAGGGCGGCGAGGTGAAGAGGGTCCCGGCCGGGCTCAGCCTCTATCAGCATCCGGTCTGA
- the pyrF gene encoding orotidine-5'-phosphate decarboxylase, with product MKSPIYVAIDTPDLDRAKAIAARVRNHVGGLKLGLEFFCANGRQGVREIADLGLPIFLDLKLHDIPNTVAKAVQALRPLDPAILTVHAAGGRAMLEDAKAAAPQGTKVVAVTVLTSLDGSDLEAVGISADPHAQVERLSALAREAGLDGVVCSGNEVAAARKAWPDGFFVVPGVRPAAAHAGDQKRVMTPRAALDAGASILVIGRPITQAQDPDVAARAIEATL from the coding sequence ATGAAGAGCCCGATCTACGTCGCCATCGACACGCCCGATCTCGACCGCGCCAAGGCGATCGCCGCCCGTGTGCGCAACCATGTCGGAGGCTTGAAGCTCGGCCTGGAATTCTTCTGCGCCAACGGCCGGCAGGGCGTCCGCGAGATTGCCGACCTCGGCCTGCCGATCTTCCTCGATCTGAAATTGCACGACATTCCCAATACGGTCGCGAAGGCGGTGCAGGCGCTGCGGCCGCTCGATCCGGCAATCCTGACCGTGCACGCCGCCGGCGGCCGCGCGATGCTGGAGGATGCCAAGGCGGCGGCGCCTCAAGGGACCAAGGTCGTCGCGGTGACGGTGCTGACCAGCCTTGACGGCAGCGATCTCGAAGCAGTCGGCATCTCGGCCGATCCGCATGCGCAGGTCGAGCGCCTGTCCGCCCTTGCTCGGGAAGCAGGTCTCGACGGCGTGGTCTGCTCCGGCAACGAAGTCGCCGCCGCGCGCAAGGCTTGGCCCGACGGGTTTTTCGTGGTGCCGGGCGTTCGCCCCGCTGCGGCCCATGCGGGCGACCAGAAACGGGTGATGACGCCGCGCGCGGCGCTCGACGCCGGCGCCAGCATCCTCGTCATCGGCCGGCCGATCACCCAGGCGCAGGACCCTGACGTCGCCGCCCGCGCGATCGAGGCGACGCTCTGA
- a CDS encoding patatin-like protein — MLEKELRLALICYGGISLAVYMHGITKEVWRLARASRALHAGEPSTRGSEEVYRRLLETIAAECEIELHVLVDILAGASAGGINAVFLAEAISSGRSLDPLTDLWLETADVDRLLDPEVSTVSRIAKAAAVPFAWALSARRGGNVEKTVEPEHREEVRTKLANFVRARWFAPPFGGAGFTALLLDAFDAMAAAPAGPPLLPDHQPLDLFVTVTDFHGYPERLRLHSPAEVVEREHRLTLAFSDPGGQRRHLGDAAELAFAARATASFPGAFPPFKVGELDAVLDARGRPWPGRDRFLDRALPRHAAIGEVEAAVLIDGSVLANAPFRPAMRALRNRPARREVDRRFVYIDPKPGTRAVRLGANGDSDPPGFFATLFGALSDIPREQPIRDNLEAIEGRSARIRRQQRIVAAMRPQVEAAIERAFGATLLLLRPSAKRLAGWRAKAQTVASREAGYAYAAYGHLKLSTVVEEVAALLLGDAGDRVRREQIRQALWTWVRAHGLNAAEAITALGAREDVILFFRNFDLSFRVRRLRFLARQLGEAGAREGSPREAIERARETVYRLIGRYTAAAAAVEGASFPDVEAATEDMLAALAAKLGLKGIDDAADAELTEVLGLFPKSERRALILAYLGFPFYDIATLPLLQGEGLDEFDPIKVDRISPDDAGAIRSGGAAATLKGIQFNSFGAFFSRAYRENDYLWGRLHGADRLIEIVVSTLPDGVHLPPGTVAALKRDAFRAIMAEERPRLTAIATLFEALDEEIG, encoded by the coding sequence ATGCTTGAGAAGGAATTGCGGCTGGCGCTGATCTGTTACGGCGGAATCAGCCTCGCCGTTTACATGCACGGCATCACCAAGGAAGTCTGGCGGCTCGCCCGTGCCAGCCGCGCGCTGCACGCTGGCGAACCGTCCACGCGCGGTAGCGAGGAGGTCTATCGACGTCTGCTCGAAACGATCGCGGCCGAGTGCGAGATCGAACTTCATGTGCTCGTCGACATTCTCGCCGGCGCGAGCGCAGGCGGGATCAACGCGGTCTTCCTCGCCGAAGCGATCAGCAGCGGCCGTTCGCTGGATCCGCTGACGGACCTCTGGCTGGAGACGGCAGACGTCGACCGGCTACTCGATCCCGAAGTCAGCACCGTCTCGCGCATCGCCAAAGCGGCGGCGGTGCCGTTCGCCTGGGCGCTGTCCGCACGCCGCGGCGGCAACGTCGAGAAGACGGTGGAGCCGGAGCATCGCGAGGAAGTCCGCACAAAGCTCGCCAACTTCGTCCGCGCCCGCTGGTTCGCCCCTCCGTTCGGCGGCGCCGGCTTTACCGCGCTTCTGCTCGACGCGTTCGACGCAATGGCGGCGGCACCGGCCGGGCCGCCCCTGCTCCCCGACCACCAGCCGCTCGATCTGTTCGTCACCGTCACCGACTTCCACGGTTATCCCGAGCGGCTGCGGCTGCATTCGCCGGCCGAGGTGGTCGAGCGCGAGCATCGCCTGACCCTCGCTTTCTCCGATCCCGGCGGCCAGCGGCGACATCTCGGCGACGCAGCGGAGCTCGCCTTCGCGGCGCGGGCGACGGCAAGCTTTCCCGGCGCGTTCCCGCCGTTCAAGGTCGGCGAGCTCGACGCGGTGCTGGACGCCCGCGGCCGGCCTTGGCCGGGCCGCGACCGCTTTCTCGACCGCGCCTTGCCGCGCCACGCGGCAATCGGCGAAGTCGAGGCGGCGGTCCTGATCGACGGTTCGGTGCTCGCTAATGCGCCCTTCCGTCCGGCGATGCGCGCGCTGCGCAACCGTCCCGCCCGGCGCGAGGTGGACCGCCGCTTCGTCTACATCGATCCGAAGCCGGGCACCCGCGCCGTCCGGCTCGGCGCCAACGGTGACAGCGATCCGCCCGGTTTCTTCGCCACCCTGTTCGGAGCGCTCTCCGACATTCCGCGCGAACAGCCGATCCGCGACAATCTCGAAGCCATTGAAGGACGTTCGGCGCGAATTCGACGCCAGCAACGGATCGTCGCGGCCATGCGGCCGCAAGTCGAAGCAGCGATCGAGCGGGCGTTCGGGGCAACCCTGCTGCTGCTGCGTCCCTCCGCCAAGCGCCTCGCGGGCTGGCGGGCCAAGGCGCAGACCGTCGCGTCGCGGGAGGCGGGCTATGCCTATGCCGCCTACGGCCACCTCAAGCTCAGCACGGTGGTGGAAGAGGTCGCCGCTCTGCTGCTCGGCGATGCCGGGGACCGCGTGCGGCGCGAACAGATCCGGCAGGCGCTCTGGACATGGGTCCGCGCCCACGGCCTCAACGCGGCCGAGGCGATCACCGCCCTTGGTGCCCGCGAAGACGTGATCCTGTTCTTCCGCAATTTCGATCTGTCCTTCCGCGTACGCCGTCTTCGCTTCCTCGCCCGGCAACTCGGCGAGGCGGGCGCACGCGAGGGTTCGCCGCGCGAAGCGATCGAGCGTGCCCGCGAGACCGTATACCGCCTGATCGGCCGCTACACCGCCGCCGCGGCCGCGGTGGAGGGCGCGAGCTTCCCCGATGTCGAGGCGGCAACCGAGGATATGCTCGCCGCGCTGGCGGCGAAGCTCGGCCTCAAGGGGATCGACGATGCGGCGGATGCGGAGCTTACCGAGGTGCTCGGCCTGTTCCCGAAGTCCGAACGGCGGGCGCTGATTCTCGCCTATCTTGGCTTTCCCTTCTACGACATTGCCACTCTGCCCCTGCTGCAGGGTGAGGGCCTCGACGAGTTCGATCCGATCAAGGTCGATCGTATCTCGCCCGACGACGCCGGGGCCATTCGCTCCGGCGGTGCCGCGGCGACCCTCAAAGGCATTCAGTTCAACAGCTTCGGCGCCTTCTTCAGCCGGGCCTATCGCGAGAACGACTATCTTTGGGGGCGGCTGCACGGCGCCGACCGGCTGATCGAGATCGTCGTCTCCACGCTGCCCGACGGCGTGCACCTGCCGCCCGGAACCGTCGCCGCGTTGAAGCGCGACGCCTTCAGAGCGATCATGGCCGAGGAACGTCCGCGCCTCACTGCGATCGCCACCTTGTTCGAGGCGCTGGACGAGGAGATCGGCTGA
- the accD gene encoding acetyl-CoA carboxylase, carboxyltransferase subunit beta, protein MSWLNRVRNSIPFLPKRETPDNLWHKCRQCNAMVFTKEWEDNDSVCPRCDHHGRIGPKARFDRLFDPGYSVLPSPQVREDPLKFRDSKRYQDRIKAARQATGESDALQNGRGTVDGKRAVIGVQDFAFMGGSMGLAVGAAFVEGVRAAIRDHAPYIIFTAAGGARMQEGILSLMQMPKTTVAIAELREAGLPYIVVLTDPTTGGVTASYAMLGDVQIAEPGALIGFAGQRVIESTIREKLPEGFQRAEYLLAHGMIDMVVHRKELKATLARLIDYLVPERQAA, encoded by the coding sequence ATGAGCTGGCTGAACCGAGTCCGCAACAGCATTCCGTTCCTGCCCAAGCGGGAAACGCCCGACAATCTCTGGCACAAGTGCCGGCAGTGCAACGCGATGGTGTTCACCAAGGAGTGGGAGGACAATGATTCGGTCTGTCCGCGCTGCGATCATCACGGCCGGATCGGGCCCAAGGCACGCTTCGACCGCCTGTTCGATCCCGGCTATAGCGTGCTGCCCTCGCCGCAGGTCCGGGAGGATCCGCTCAAGTTTCGCGATTCCAAACGCTATCAGGATCGAATCAAGGCGGCCCGGCAGGCGACCGGCGAAAGCGACGCGCTGCAGAATGGCCGCGGCACCGTCGACGGCAAGCGCGCCGTCATCGGCGTCCAGGATTTCGCGTTCATGGGCGGATCGATGGGCCTCGCCGTCGGTGCCGCCTTCGTCGAAGGCGTGCGCGCCGCCATCCGCGACCATGCGCCCTACATCATCTTCACCGCCGCCGGCGGCGCCCGCATGCAGGAAGGCATCTTGTCGCTGATGCAGATGCCCAAGACGACGGTTGCGATCGCCGAGCTGCGCGAAGCCGGTCTGCCCTACATCGTCGTGCTCACCGATCCGACCACCGGCGGCGTCACCGCGTCCTACGCAATGCTCGGCGACGTCCAGATCGCCGAGCCCGGCGCACTGATCGGATTTGCGGGGCAGCGGGTGATCGAATCGACCATTCGCGAGAAGCTGCCCGAGGGCTTCCAGCGCGCCGAATATCTGCTGGCGCACGGCATGATCGACATGGTCGTTCACCGCAAGGAGCTGAAGGCCACCCTCGCCCGCCTGATCGACTATCTCGTCCCGGAAAGACAGGCGGCGTGA